The proteins below are encoded in one region of Candidatus Neomarinimicrobiota bacterium:
- the rdgB gene encoding RdgB/HAM1 family non-canonical purine NTP pyrophosphatase, with protein MKIVIATRNRHKAVELQTLLRLSGCDVVCLDEVDPHGNIPEVEETGTSFEENAFLKARTIAKITGLPSVADDTGLEVDALGGAPGIFSARYAGESCTYEDNVKKLLSELSGIATDRRTARFITVAVYVDKETELSAEGVVEGVITEKPEGFGGFGYDPVFSVLDMKKTYAELSDEEKNRVSHRGKAIRSLIKKLRENGLIADNPS; from the coding sequence ATGAAGATCGTCATTGCAACACGTAACAGGCACAAGGCTGTGGAATTGCAAACGCTTCTTCGTCTATCCGGATGTGATGTTGTCTGTCTTGATGAGGTTGATCCCCATGGTAATATCCCGGAAGTAGAGGAGACTGGGACGAGCTTTGAGGAGAATGCTTTCCTGAAGGCACGCACCATTGCCAAAATAACCGGCTTGCCTTCTGTTGCCGATGATACCGGTCTGGAGGTGGATGCTTTAGGAGGCGCCCCAGGAATCTTTTCAGCACGGTATGCGGGTGAGAGTTGTACCTATGAGGATAATGTAAAAAAGCTTCTCAGTGAACTGTCTGGGATAGCAACTGACCGACGGACAGCCCGTTTCATTACAGTTGCTGTTTATGTCGACAAAGAGACGGAACTCTCTGCTGAAGGGGTCGTTGAAGGGGTAATAACCGAAAAACCAGAAGGGTTTGGTGGTTTCGGCTACGATCCCGTATTTTCCGTGCTGGATATGAAAAAGACTTATGCAGAACTCTCTGACGAGGAAAAAAACCGAGTCAGTCATAGAGGCAAGGCCATTCGGAGTCTCATTAAGAAACTCCGTGAAAATGGATTAATCGCGGACAATCCTTCCTGA